The proteins below are encoded in one region of Marinobacter sp. F4206:
- a CDS encoding glutaredoxin: MRVIIRYFFRTLRLVLTPFMLLTEKLSTPKSVARTAEEQARVDEASKHLALYQFRACPFCIKVRKEIARLGLNIETRDAQHDPQHRAALEAGGGRVKVPCLKIHQEDGSERWLYESGEIKAWLQERFELA, encoded by the coding sequence ATGAGAGTTATTATTCGTTATTTTTTCCGCACCCTGCGCCTGGTCCTGACACCGTTCATGCTGCTCACCGAAAAGCTCAGCACGCCAAAAAGCGTGGCCCGCACCGCTGAAGAGCAGGCCCGCGTCGACGAGGCCAGTAAACATCTCGCTCTTTACCAGTTCAGAGCCTGCCCGTTCTGCATCAAGGTACGCAAGGAAATCGCCCGACTTGGCCTGAACATTGAAACCCGCGATGCCCAGCATGATCCGCAGCATCGTGCCGCGCTGGAAGCCGGTGGAGGCCGCGTCAAAGTTCCCTGTCTGAAGATTCACCAGGAAGATGGCAGTGAGCGTTGGTTGTACGAGTCTGGGGAGATCAAGGCATGGCTGCAGGAGCGATTCGAGCTGGCCTGA